Proteins co-encoded in one Nicotiana sylvestris chromosome 7, ASM39365v2, whole genome shotgun sequence genomic window:
- the LOC138868189 gene encoding uncharacterized protein, whose amino-acid sequence MSKIPIMLKSNGNWDNYGRFRDFEVDAIVVDDNASYGILSSTIAEQLSIDTSDKIIEIKYIVNENCPPMEIRNDMGVRVYMETKKENKNLGSYPLCISVRDFNMELAINNESTSAGSSGSLNLLEFPSSPAIEEYQSEIITESTQTYIEEGQVYQDKQTVAAAMKNYSVMHKFQFRVKRSSHRSYWLICVAESCKWHFKATSINDSAMFKIRSFSRQHTCCLMDETFIQRKRTAAVLGSMVVPKYCDPKTVYTPKDIQTDMLSEHGLNLSYMQAWRAKEKALQFLRGNPCDSYNKLPKYFYILEKNYPCSVVKLKKAADDCFLYAFVALCTSINGWQHCRPVVVVDGTFLKSAYMGIMLTASTMDAAGTIFPLAYAVVDSENDASWKWFFEQFKEAYGERPSMCVVSDRHESILKATSVVYPGLAHYSCMWHIWTNIRSKFKKGHLQLHELYFATARSYTLDEFNERMLKIEEVDLRVKSYLYDIGYHRWSRVHATVNRTFTMTSNIAESLNAVTKDARELPIFDLFEYMRTLLERWTKEKLSKAKGTFTYLGHKYNKELEDNSTLSQKLRVRASTDHIHTVLDGVKRYIVCLENKKCSCGQFQLDELPCAHALAALRHRNETYENYCSPYYTRKSLLLTYEMPVNPLPDEGKWDVPQHILDEVVKPPAGDKRQPGRPHKERYKTFDEIKSKKYKVSCGNCGGEGHNKRTCKNAPKKK is encoded by the exons atgtcaaaaatcccaataaTGCTAAAATCGAATGGTAATTGGGATAACTATGGCAGATTTAGAGATTTTGAAGTTGATGCCATTGTGGTAGATGATAATGCAAGCTACGGAATTCTCAGTTCTACAATTGCAGAACAATTATCGATTGATACATCGgataaaattatagaaatcaaatacattgtgaaCGAGAATTGTCCTCCAATGGAGATTAGGAATGATATGGGGGTTCGTGTGTACATGGAAaccaaaaaggagaataaaaacttaggttcgtatcctttatgtataagcgtaagagatttcaatatggaattggcaATCAACAATGAAAGCACCAGTGCAG GTTCGTCTGGATCCCTAAACTTACTTGAATTTCCATCCTCACCAGCTATAGaggaatatcaaagtgaaataataactgaatCTACGCAAACATATATTGAAGAAGGACAAGTTTATCAGGACAAGCAAACAGTAGCTGCTGCAATGAAGAATTATTCAGTGATGCACAAGTTCCAGTTCAGAGTAAAAAGATCTAGTCATAGAAG CTACTGGCTTATATGTGTTGCTGAAAGCTGTAAATGGCATTTCAAGGCAACGTCAATTAATGATTCGGCAATGTTCAAGATAAGAAGTTTCAGCCGTCAACACACATGCTGCCTAATGGACGAAACATTCATACAGCGCAAACGTACTGCAGCAGTACTTGGTAGCATGGTCGTTCCAAAGTATTGTGATCCTAAGACTGTTTACACACCAAAGGACATACAAACTGACATGTTATCCGAACATGGACTGAAcctaagctacatgcaagcatggagagcaaaggaaaaagctttacagtttttgagagggaatccgtgtgactcctacaacaaattacccaaatatttttatattcttgagaagaattatccttgtTCTGTTGTTAAATTGAAGAAGGCAGCAGATGATTGCTTCTTATacgcatttgttgctctttgtacaTCAATAAATGGTTGGCAACATTGTAGGCCGGTAGTAGTGGTTGATGGGACATTCTTAAAGTCAGCCTACATGGGGATTATGCTGACAGCAAGCACCATGGATGCAGCAG GTACTATTTTTCCCTTGGCATATGCTGTGGTTGATTCTGAAAACGACGCGTCTTGGAagtggttctttgagcaattcaaggaGGCATATGGTGAAAGACCTTCAATGTGTGTTGTTTCAGATAGGCATGAGAGTATACTGAAGGCAACATCAGTTGTCTATCCAGGATTGGCACACTACTCTTGCATGTGGCATATATGGACAAATAtaaggtcaaaattcaagaagggacatctacaattacatgaattgtactttgctacagcacggtcatacactctggatgaatttaatgaaaggatgttGAAGATTGAAGAGGTAGACCTGCGTGTAAAGTCTTACCTATAtgatattggctatcatagatggtCAAGAGTACATGCAACGGTGAATAGAACTTTTACTATGACGTCAAACATTGCCGAGTCGTTGAATGCTGTAACAAAAGATGCAAGAGAGCTTCCAATATTTGATCTATTTGAGTATATGAGGACTCTTCTTGAACGTTGGACAAAAGAAAAGTTATCGAAGGCAAAGGGTACTTTCACATACCTTGGTCACAAATACAACAAAGAATTGGAAGACAACAGTACATTATCTCAGAAACTAAGG gtgagggcttcaacagatcatatacatactgtgttagatggtgtgaagcggtacattgtgtgtctagaaaacaagaaatgtagctgtggacaattccaacttgatgaacttCCATGTGCGCATGCTTTGGCAGCATTAAGGCATAGGAATGAAACATACGAAAACTATTGCTCTCCGTATTACACAAGGAAGAGCCTTCTGCTTACCTATGAAATGCCAGTAAATCCTCTTCCTGATGAAGGCAAATGGGATGTGCCACAACATATTTTGGATGAGGTAGTAAAGCCACCGGCGGGAGATAAAAGGCAGCCAGGGAGACCTCACAAGGAAAGATATAAAACATTTGATGAAATAAAGTCAAAGAAATACAAGGTGTCATGTGGCAATTGTGGAggtgaagggcataacaaaagaaCTTGCAAGAATGCGCCGAAAAAGAAATGA
- the LOC104211316 gene encoding uncharacterized protein, with protein MADFEPPSFSLGLDFDIDSEPQSTVPTIQEADDIETPTIAEDTEDSDPPRSLKRLRRGLISKSEPATLKRKLGDAWCSVDDDIEDFSSQDDEPKDHPKQYSSMCSSSKIPLQGRRVLSSQSASRCTGRKNEVSNVSSISPSMETSTSNFVFPELTISPLRRFQLIDSDSDELSKSEAMEKESEHVNSPLSGNPHNTGADSSCQRNAGLSAGKLKTRDLWEDFCSDKTFNISTPALDEVCEEYFKSVKHGKNTQTINSGLTESSVRPQGPLLPAHCYFFHKDPRIQKLVRNRLPNFFPLGAENIPGQKQDDASVIDYMGQFCHEGGSKTTSKNGAVATNSRKSRKNVKQPNSVEESQGSERWVNPKSSAGIPKDAGRRRVQAVGKSAGHWYTTGDGKKVYVAKNGQEFSGQSAYRCYRKETGAGFKKSTKKRTGKRKAASKKK; from the exons ATGGCAGATTTCGAACCTCCATCTTTCTCTCTAGGGCTTGATTTCGATATTGATTCAGAGCCCCAGTCCACTGTACCGACAATCCAAGAAGCTGATGATATTGAAACCCCCACAATTGCTGAGGACACGGAAGATTCAGATCCACCTAGATCTCTCAAACGCCTTCGGCGTGGGCTCATTTCCAAATCCGAACCGGCGACCCTAAAAAGAAAGCTAGGAGATGCTTGGTGTAGTGTGGACGATGATATTGAAGATTTCTCTTCTCAGGATGATGAGCCCAAGG ATCATCCAAAGCAGTACAGTTCTATGTGTAGCAGTTCCAAAATCCCGTTACAGGGGCGAAGGGTATTATCCTCGCAATCTGCAAGCAGATGCACAGGAAGGAAGAATGAGGTTTCAAATGTTTCTTCCATTTCCCCAAGTATGGAAACTAGCACTAGCAATTTTGTCTTCCCAGAGCTAACTATTAGTCCACTGAGAAGGTTCCAGTTGATCGACTCTGATTCTGATGAGCTTTCTAAAAGTGAAGCCATGGAAAAAGAATCAGAACATGTAAATTCTCCTTTGAGCGGTAATCCACACAATACTGGTGCAGATTCAAGTTGCCAGAGAAATGCAGGACTTTCTGCTGGAAAGTTAAAGACTAGAGATCTGTGGGAAGACTTCTGTTCAGATAAGACCTTTAATATTTCTACACCTGCTCTTGATGAGGTTTGTGAAGAATATTTCAAATCAGTAAAACATGGAAAAAACACGCAGACTATTAACAGTGGTTTAACTGAAAGTAGCGTGCGACCTCAGGGGCCCCTTCTCCCTGCTCACTGTTATTTTTTCCATAAAGATCCAAGAATCCAGAAGCTAGTTCGTAATCGTTTGCCTAACTTTTTTCCTTTGGGTGCTGAGAACATTCCTGGACAAAAGCAAGATGATGCATCAGTTATAGATTACAT GGGCCAATTTTGTCACGAAGGAGGCTCTAAAACGACTTCTAAGAATGGCGCTGTTGCGACAAACTCTAGAAAGAGCAGAAAGAATGTGAAGCAACCAAATTCTGTGGAGGAATCTCAAGGATCCGAGAGATGGGTGAACCCTAAAAGCTCTGCTGGGATTCCAAAAGATGCCGGCAGAAGAAGGGTCCAGGCAGTTGGCAAATCAGCGGGTCATTGGTACACAACTGGAGATGGAAAGAAA GTTTATGTCGCCAAAAATGGGCAGGAGTTTTCTGGTCAAAGTGCATATAGATGTTACAGAAAG GAGACTGGAGCTGGgtttaaaaagtcaacaaagaAGAGAACCGGCAAAAGGAAAGCAGCTTCAAAGAAGAAATAG
- the LOC104212711 gene encoding uncharacterized protein yields the protein MEIHNDMGYRVYVELKKENREFGMYPLCITTIEKDLISGEDCEWRFKASSINKSELFKVREFNDNHTCPLKDKVYEQRQASSSLIGGMIRPKLTNHKRKYTPRDIIDDVKSDLGVDVSYMLAWRAKEKAMNFLRGEPADSYKKLPGYLYTMDMTYPGSYIRIVKSPKNEFMYVYISLYAFIRGFDHCRPIVVVDGSYLKSYYIGKFVSASTLDGASHILPLAYVIIDLENDVVWTWFFEQFKIAYGERENMCIVSDRNESIIKSLSRVCLDVTHFACIWHLWNNVFKKFKNSHAKLSEIYFSMAKAYTQAKFDSLMEKVEKVDIRVKEYLELAGYEKWTRLYAPVNRGWTMTSNIAESISAALVSARELPIYDFLEEVRKMFGRWNCSNRKEATHTYTKLGKKYQEMLTLNEAMSTRMTVVPSTKYLHTVNDGGRNYTVCLLERKCVCGRFQVDELPCPHAWAVLKSKFLMSEEYCSNYYKPNTIVMTYDLPVYPLPDINDWNIPEHVAEEDVLPPKWKRPPGRPKKKRDKTLSELLQPKN from the exons ATGGAAATACACAATGATATGGGTTACAGAGTGTATGTAGAATtgaaaaaagagaacagagaatttGGGATGTATCCTTTGTGCATAACAACTATCGAAAAAGATCTTATATCCGGAG AAGATTGTGAATGGAGGTTTAAGGCTTCAAGCATTAACAAATCAGAACTATTCAAAGTGAGAGAATTCAATGATAACCATACATGTCCGCTGAAGGACAAGGTGTATGAGCAGCGGCAGGCTAGTAGCAGCCTTATAGGTGGTATGATAAGGCCTAAGCTTACAAACCATAAGAGGAAATACACTCCAAGggatattattgatgatgtgaaatCAGATTTAGGTGTAGATGTTAGCTACATGTTGGCGTGGAGGgctaaagaaaaggcaatgaattTTCTGAGAGGTGAACCGGCTGATTCATACAAAAAATTACCAGGATACTTATATACAATGGATATGACATATCCAGGTTCCTACATAAGAATAGTAAAATCGCCAAAAAATGAATTCATGTACGTGTATATATCCTTGTATGCCTTTATAAGAGGGTTTGATCATTGTAGACCCATTGTTGTTGTGGATGGAAGTTACCTAAAATCTTACTACATCGGGAAATTCGTTTCGGCAAGCACGTTGGATGGTGCAA GTCATATATTGCCACTAGCATATGTTATTATTGATTTAGAGAACGATGTTGTTTGGAcgtggttctttgagcaattcaagatagCATACGGTGAAAGGGAAAACATGTGCATCGTTTCAGATAGAAATGAGAGTATCATTAAATCTTTATCAAGAGTGTGTCTAGATGTAACGCATTTTGCTTGTATATGGCATCTATGGAACAACGTAtttaagaaattcaaaaatagccatgcCAAGTTGAGCGAGATATACTTCTCGATGGCAAAAGCATACACACAAGCTAAATTTGACAGTCTGATGGAGAAGGTGGAGAAGGTAGATATTAGGGTGAAAGAATACTTAGAGTTAGCTGGTTACGAAAAGTGGACTAGGTTGTATGCACCTGTTAACAGGGGATGGACAATGACGTCAAATATTGCTGAGTCAATCAGTGCTGCACTAGTTTCAGCAAGGGAATTGCCAATATACGACTTCCTTGAAGAAGTTAGGAAGATGTTTGGACGTTGGAATTGTAGTAACCGCAAAGAAGCTACACATACATACACGAAGCTTGGAAAAAAATACCAGGAGATGCTGACTTTGAATGAGGCAATGTCTACACGCATGACT GTGGTACCATCAACTAAATACTTACATACGGTTAACGATGGTGGGAGGAATTACACAGTCTGCCTGTTAGAGAGAAAATGTGTTTGTGGGAGGTTCCAAGTTGATGAATTGCCATGCCCACATGCTTGGGCTGTATTGAAGAGCAAGTTTCTAATGTCAGAAGAATATTGCTCTAACTATTACAAACCAAATACAATTGTAATGACATATGATTTGCCAGTGTACCCGCTACCAGACATAAATGACTGGAATATACCAGAACATGTTGCAGAGGAGGATGTACTACCACCCAAATGGAAAAGACCTCCTGGAAGGCCAAAGAAGAAGCGCGATAAAACTTTAAGTGAATTGCTGCAGCCGAAAAATTAA
- the LOC138873350 gene encoding uncharacterized protein has protein sequence MLTKSISMQMDAKKKYYKIVGMLLAMQMWFYECCSDVDSKIALRVDDVVPRILNWRTTGYHPTFAYLMNGIFNDTGNMKYAVAFRYIFGDVIPAVVSAVIFSQICCIQLHTNASRLLIVYKDISPSDIELVVVQIPHVGVDVEKRPFPARSDKSGEDSDDFSPTPELQYKKKHVAGVGPSLSPPHKKCKEHEMHPNETEYQPKIPPICVVGEFKSLRTLINDNFKKLSDHLQQNQQTESLHQIKEPIGIRDDGIDTDVGDNVEKQVLNDQCLESRGEGKTTSEVSSNIPSTGQEGVSTEFYVSQFELDDKFLPSQIPETRIVIHNSAKKAESTPIPSHRNQRLSRWYSSPYESNFDSAVKLTPIFEKRHPFEDDSITRSYPMLIIQEYNKWIRDGLLARHDQRSNLEDHYKKNKSTLHIPLDFGVDQVNSKNWFYLLSFDGKLWDDNHIDVIFHYLRKKGKYNQTSNFKYTTVDCIFKTRIAEIFDMYADTDSNANVAKEEDVVCEYIRGYRLHANVPWHIVDNVMIPVNLKDKLHWVLVVVSFKERCIKVYDSYRSAGHDAYVVSEIDKLTKRVPLYLSISGFYRDSQGIDWSTYSTYTNKSHNDPFEVFFHFRSASTESWDCGVHVAAYAEFLSTLGKIPQITFDSTLLRQRYGALLWDYAM, from the exons ATGCTGACAAAATCGATTAGCATGCAGATGGATGCTAAGAAGAAGTATTACAAGATAGTTGGGATGCTACTGGCTATGCAAATGTGGTTTTATGAGTGTTGTTCAGATGTTGATTCTAAAATTGCACTCCGAGTTGATGACGTGGTCCCCAGAATACTCAATTGGAGAACCACCGGATATCATCCAACCTTTGCTTATCTGATGAACGGCATATTCAATGACACCGGAAATATG AAGTATGCAGTTGCATTCAGATACATTTTTGGTGATGTAATACCTGCTGTAGTTTCAGCTGTCATATTCTCACAAATATGTTGCATACAATTGCATACAAATGCATCCAGATTACTC ATTGTTTACAAGGACATCAGTCCAAGCGATATAGAGCTTGTCGTTGTTCAGATTCCTCATGTAGGTGTCGATGTTGAGAAGAGACCTTTTCCTGCTCGTTCAGACAAATCGGGAGAGGATTCAGATGACTTTTCTCCTACACCCGAGCTTCAATATAAGAAGAAACATGTTGCAGGTGTTGGTCCATCTTTATCACCGCCCCATAAAAAGTGCAAGGAACATGAAATGCATCCTAATGAAACAGAATATCAACCCAAGATTCCTCCTATTTGT GTTGTGGGAGAGTTCAAGTCTCTAAGAACATTGATCAATGATAACTTCAAGAAGCTTTCTGACCATCTTCAACAAAATCAACAAACTGAAAGTTTACACCAGATAAAGGAACCCATAGGGATACGTGATGATGGCATTGACACAGATGTCGGAGATAATGTTGAG AAACAAGTGCTTAATGATCAATGTTTGGAGTCAAGAGGAGAGGGGAAAACTACATCAGAGGTGTCGTCCAACATACCATCTACTGGTCAAGAGGGTGTATCTACAGAATTCTATGTATCTCAATTTGAGCTGGACGACAAGTTTCTTCCCAGTCAAATTCCAGAAACTAGAATTGTGATTCACAATAGTGCAAAAAAAGCTGAATCAACCCCAATACCATCCCATAGGAATCAACGACTAAGTAGATGGTACTCTTCGCCTTATGAGTCTAACTTTGACTCTGCAG TAAAGTTGACCCCCATTTTTGAAAAAAGACACCCCTTTGAGGATGATTCAATAACGCGGTCGTATCCTATGTTAATCATTCAGGAATATAACAAATGGATTCGTGATGGTCTTCTCGCTAGACATGATCAGAG AAGTAATTTGGAAGACCATTACAAGAAGAACAAGTCAACACTTCATATACCATTGGATTTTGGAGTTGATCAAGTTAATTCAAAAAATTGGTTTTACCTTCTATCGTTTGACGGGAAGCTATGGGATGACAAC CATATTGACGTCATATTCCACTATTTGAGAAAGAAGGGAAAGTATAATCAAACAAGCAACTTCAAGTATACAACTGTTGATTGTATATTCAAGACAAGAATCGCTGAAATATTCGACATGTATGCTGATACAGATAGTAATGCTAATGTAGCCAAAGAAGAGGATGTGGTATGTGAGTACATAAGGGGCTACAGATTGCATGCTAATGTACCTTGGCATATTGTGGATAATGTCATGATACCAGTCAACTTGAAGGACAAACTACACTGGGTATTGGTTGTTGTCTCATTCAAGGAGAGATGTATCAAAGTGTATGACTCGTACAGATCTGCAGGTCATGATGCTTATGTAGTTTCTGAGATTGATAAGCTAACTAAGCGTGTACCTCTGTATCTATCAATCAGTGGCTTTTATAGAGATAGTCAAGGCATAGATTGGTCTACTTACTCAACATACACTAACAAGTCACATAATGATCCCTTTGaagttttttttcatttcagatCTGCCTCAACAGAAAGCTG GGATTGTGGGGTGCATGTTGCAGCATACGCAGAGTTTCTGAGCACTCTTGGAAAGATTCCACAAATAACATTTGATTCCACTCTACTCCGTCAAAGATACGGTGCTCTCCTCTGGGACTATGCTATGTGA